From Temnothorax longispinosus isolate EJ_2023e chromosome 3, Tlon_JGU_v1, whole genome shotgun sequence, one genomic window encodes:
- the LOC139809951 gene encoding uncharacterized protein encodes MDYQKDTTHVVIKFFEKSKTGQTSIDLVPVMWTYLKDGQLFCKYPNKSEYLKVNKLSKTSSEPEPPKVILVKEARNYEQGIRRMKRGYSDEIIESSNIDEYHSSEKEEDPLQLTGNDLQKSLNKIPSLKGNFKSTHKNYREDNSDTSVSHTSKDEKSSVDNSDTSSSTSSLKTKKTFKKHNRHDSQNATSSSNSSSSIPSPKKRKTQSTKEKSVSSDSLQTLSSETQDNATKTSAETQKSSI; translated from the exons atggatTATCAAAAAGATACAACTCATGtcgtaatcaaattttttgaaaaaagtaaaactgGACAAACCAGCATCGACCTTGTACCCGTGATGTGGACGTATCTTAAGGATGGTCAATTGTTCTGCAAATACCCAAATAAATCTGAATACTTGAAAGTAAACAAGCTGAGTAAAACATCTTCTGAACCTGAACCCCCTAAAGTTATTCTTGTAAAAGAAGCTA GAAATTATGAACAAGGTATAAGACGAATGAAGAGGGGGTACTCTGATGAGATAATTGAAAGTAGCAACATCGATGAATATCACAGTTCTGAAAAAGAGGAAGACCCTTTACAGCTGACCGGAAATGATCTTCAGAAATCACTGAATAAAATTCCTTCACTTAAAGGAAATTTTAAGAGTACACACAAAAATTATAGAGAAG ataattctGACACTTCGGTATCCCATACTTCTAAAGATGAGAAATCAAGCGTTGATAATAGTGATACATCGTCATCGACGTCGTCATTAAAAACCAAGAAAACATTCAAAAAACATAACA gGCACGATTCGCAGAATGCTACAAGTTCTTCAAATTCAAGTTCATCAATTCCATCGCCTAAAAAACGAAAAACGCAATCAACAAAGGAAAAATCTGTAAGTTCAGATTCTCTTCAAACATTATCGTCGGAAACACAAGATAATGCCACTAAAACATCAGCgg AAACGCAAAAAAGTTCTATTTGA